CTGTGCATGGGCCTGATCCCGGCACTGCTGGTGGTGCTGGGCCTGGTGGTGATGCGCCACTGGCCCCGCCGTCTGCCCCGGTCCGCATGAGCCGCTCCTTCACTCAGTTCAGGCCGCTTCGCCTGCCCCGCTGGCTGCAGCGGCTGAGCGTGAGTTGCATGATCGGCGGCCAGGCAATCAGCGCCATCGCCCGGGGCCGCATCGGTCTCAACGACCTGATGCAGGAGCTGCTGGAGGCCGGGCCTGGCAGCTTCCTGATCGTGGTGATCACGGCCCTGGCAGCCGGCACCGTGTTCAACATCCAGGTGGTGGCCGAGCTCTCCAAGCAGGGCGCGAATGCCGCCGTGGGTGGCCTGCTGGCCCTGGGCCTCTCCCGCGAGATCGCCCCCCTGCTCACCGCCACCCTGCTCACCGGCAAGGTGGCCACCGCCTATGCCGCCCAGCTCGGCACCATGAAGGTGACCGAGCAGATCGACGCCATCACCATGCTGCGCACCGATCCGGTGCAGTACCTGGTGGTGCCCCGGGTGCTGGCGATGGTGGTGATGGCGCCGGTGCAGTGCCTGCTGTTCTTCGGTGTGGGGATCTGGTCGGGGCAGCTCAGCAGCTCGCTGCTCTACAACATTCCCCCCAGCGTGTTCTGGACCTCGGTGCGCACCTGGATGCAGCCGGAGGATCTCCCGTTCATGCTGGTGAAGGCCCTGGTGTTCGGCCTGCAGATCGCCGTGATCGCCTGCGGCTGGGGGCTCACCACCCGGGGCGGCCCCAAGGAGGTGGGCACCAGCACCACCGGCGCCGTGGTGATGATCCTGGTCACGGTGGCGCTGATGGATGCCCTGCTCACCAAGGTGCTGTTTGGTTGATGGTGTTTGGTTGATGGGGTTCGGTTGCTGCTCTTCCCTGAACCACGGCCCTTGATCTATGGCCGCCGATGTCCGGCCTCTGATGCACCGAGCCCGATGCCAGATCACTGATGCCCCGTCCCCGTTGCTCCCCACCATGACGAACCCTCCAACCTCCCCTTCGGATGCCACCGCTGCCGACCTCCCGAACCGGGCTGCGCCGCAGCCTGCCGCTGAGGACGGCACCCTGCCGGCCCACTACGGCGTGGCCCTGGGGGTGGTGGGGGTCGGCCTGGCCTGCCTCGGTCTGACACCTCTGTGGGCCGGGGCCCTCTGGCTGAGCCTGGCGGTGAGCCTGCTCGGACTGTTCCTGGTGGTGCAGACCGCCCTGCTGCGGCTGGAATTCCAGGAGGAGGCCCTGGTGGTGTGGCGCCAGGCCGTGCTGCTGCGCCGGTTCCCCTACAGCGCCTGGAAGAACTGGCGTCTGTTCTGGCCGGGATTGCCGGTGGTGTTCTATTTCCGCGAAGAGCAGAGCCCGCACCTGCTGCCGCTGTTGTTTGATGCCAAGGCCCTGCGCCAGCAACTCGACCGTCATCTGAGCCACCTCCCTGCCCCCGATGCCTGACGAGCCCATCCCCCAGCCGGCCCCCACCGGCGAAGCCGGCCCACCCGCCGACACCAGCACCGACCATCCCGGCAGCACTGCTGGCCAGGCTCCCGACACGGACTGGCAGCAGCTGGCCCTGGCGGAGCTGCGTCAGCAGCGAACCCAGCTGGAGGAGGAGATCAGGCAGCTGGAGGCCCGCCGGGATCAGATCAACCGCGAGATCAGCAGCAGTTTCGCCGGCCAGGCCGATGGCGTGGCCCGGCGCCTCAAGGGCTTCCAGGACTACCTGGTGGGGGCCCTGCAGGACCTGGCGGTGGCCGCCGAGCAGGTGGAGCTGGTGCCCCAGCAGGTGCTGGTGGCCCCGTCGGCCCTCGATGCCGCGGCCCAGGCAGCGGGGGAGCCTGCGCCGGCGCAGCCGGTGGCCGCCGCCGGGCTGTTCAGCGCCGATGAGGCCCTGATCCGGGAACGGCTGGCGGCCTTCCAGGGCCAGCCCGACTTCTACGCCGACCCGTGGAAGCTGCGCCGCAGCCTGGAGACCGGTGCCGCCGCCAGCCTGGACAGCTGGTTTCTCGAACAGGGCGGCCGGGGGGCCCAGCCCAGCAGCGGCAGCCGCAGCCGCAACGCCCTGGTCACGGCCGCCGCCGTGGCGATCCTGGGGGAGCTGTACGGCGACCGGTTCCAGACCCTGGTGCTGGCCAGCCAGCCCGAGCGGCTCGGCGAGTGGCGCCGCATCCTGCAGGACAGCCTCGGCCTGGAACGGGAGGACTTCGGCCCCACCAGCGGCATCGTGCTGTTCGAGCGGCCTGACGCCCTGATCGAACGGGCCGACCGGCTGGAGGAGCGGGGCGAGCTGCCCTTCATCGTGGTCGACGCGGCCGAGCAGGTGGTGGACATCCCGATCCTCCAGTTCCCCCTCTGGCTCGCCTTCGCACCGGGGCCGGGGGAGCTGATCGACGACGAAGAGCTCTACTGACCTCGAGCTCCATCCACCTCCCTCCCTGCGTTCCATGGCCCTGCCCCCCCTGCTGACCCTGGTGCTGCCGCTGCTGCTGGCGGGCTACCTGCTGGGCTCCATCCCCAGCGGCTATCTGGCGGGGCGGTGGTGGAAGGGCCTGGACATCCGCCAGGAGGGGTCCGGCTCCACCGGGGCCACCAACGTGCTGCGCGTGGTGGGCAAGGGTCCGGCCCTGGTGGTGTTTCTGGTGGACGTGCTCAAGGGCACCGCCGCCGTGCTCCTGGCCAAGGCGGTGCTGGAACCGCTGGGCCAGCCCCTGGGGCCCACGGGCTGGGCGATCGACAGCGGTGTGGTGGCGGCGGGCCTCGCCGCCCTGGCGGGCCACACCTGGCCCGCTTGGCTCGGCTGGCGCGGCGGCAAGGCTGTGGCCACGGCCCTCGGCATGCTGCTGGGCCTGGCCTGGCCCGTGGGCCTGGCCTGCTTCGGCGTGTTCCTCACCACCCTCACCCTCAGCCGCATCGTGTCGCTCTCGAGCGTGGTGGGCGCGGTGGCGCTGCCGCTGCTGATGCTCGGCTGGTTCCAGAGCCAGGGGCTGGGCGTGCGCTGGCCCTACCTGGTGCTGGCGCTGCTCACGAGCGGGCTGGTGATCTGGCGTCATCGCAGCAACCTGGCCCGGCTGCTGGCCGGCACCGAACCCCGGCTGGGGGACAAGGCGGGCAGCCGCTAGGGCACGCGGTCGGCGCCGAGCTCCCGGCTGCGTTCAGCCGCCGCCAGCACCGCCTCGATCAGGGCTGAACGCAGGCCGGCACGCTCCAGCTGGCGCAGGCCGGCGATGGTGGTGCCCGCCGGCGAACTCACCATGTCCTTGAGCTGGGCGGGATGGAGCTCCTGCCCCTGCAGCAGGGCGGCACTGCCCGCCAGGGTGCGGTGGGCCAGGTGCTGGGCCAGCAGCCGCGGCAGACCCGCCGCCACGGCCCCATCGGCCATCGCCTCGGCAACCAGGGCCACGAAGGCGGGGCCCGAGGAGGTGAGCGCCAGGAAGGCATCCAGCTGGGATTCCGGCAGTCGGTGCACCTCGCCCACCTGGGCGAACAGGCTCTGGATCAGATCCCCCTCCGAGGTGCTCACCTCAGACGCCAGGCTGAGGCCGGTGAGGCCCTGCCCCACCAGGCAGGGGGTGTTGGGCACGGCCCGCACGCAGCGCCAGCCCGGGAACAGCCGCTGCAACCGCGCCAGCGGGACACCGGCCAGCACCGATACGAGCACACCGGTGCAGCCCACCGGCGCCGCCGCCGCCGCGGCGGCGGCCGCCGCCGCCAGCTGCTGGGGTTTCACCGCCAGCAGCACCACAGGCGCCATCCAGGCTTCCCTGGGGTCGGTGGCCACGGCCAGGCCGTACAGCGCCGAGAGCCGCTCGGCCGAGGCGGGGCTGGCCACCACGGCCCGCACCCCGCCGGGATCCACCAGGCCCGCCTGGATCAGGGGCACAAGCAAAGCCTGGGCCATGCGCCCGAGCCCGATCACACCGAAGGATGGCAACACGGCCGTGCCCGCAGGGGCGGACGGGGATGGGGAGCGGGCGTTCAGATCAGGGTTCAGATCGGAATTCAGATCGCGGTGTCCTGCCGGCCCCAGGCCGGGGACGGGGCTGCTTCCTGCTCGTGACCCAGATCCCGCGACACCGTGGTGGGCGACGACATCTCCTCACCACCAGCGGTGGTGACCGTGACGCAGCTGGGGGCGAACAGGAAGATGCTCTCCCCCACCCGCTCCTGGTGGCCGTCGATGGCGAAGGTGCCACCGGCCACGAAATCCACCGCGCGCTGGGCCTGGTCGGGCTCCATCATCGTGAGATTGAGGATCACGGTCTTGCGCTCGCGCAGGGCCTGGATCGCGCGCGGCATCTCATCGAAGCTGCGGGGCTCCATCAGGGTCACCTCCGCCGCGGAGGTGGAGAGCCCCGGCATGCCGATCACGTTGGTGCCGGCAAAGGGATCGTCCGTGGAGAAATCGGAGCTGAGGGCAAGCGCACTGCTCCGACTGGTGGGCGGGGCGGGGTCCTGCATCTCCTCGCCGGCGTAATCCAGCTCTTCGTCGTAGTCCCCATCGAGGTAGTCATCGCCGGAGACGACGGCACGCAGACGGGAGAACAACGACACGGAGCGATCCTCTTGGGGTGCTTTCATCCTGAATAGCGTCCCACGTCAGGGATCGCAAGATTCTGGGATGGGCGGTCACCAAAGAGGCTGCTGCCCAGCCGCACCCAGGTGCTGCCGGCGGTCACGGCCTCGGGCCAGTCGCCACTCATGCCCATCGAACGCTCCGGCAGACCCAGCTCGGCCGCCAGGGCGGCGCACTCCTGGAACAGGGCCCGTCGTTCAGCAGCCTCCAGCCCCATGGGGGCGATGGTCATCAGCCCGACAGGCCGCAGGGCCGGCAGAGCGGACAGCTCCTGCCAGCGGGCCCGCAGGGCCTCGGGCTCGAAGCCGGTCTTGGCGGGGTCGGGGCGGAACTTCACCTGGAACAGCACGGCCGGGCTGCGCTCCTCCTCGGCGGCGATGCGGGCCAGGCGCTGGGCCAGGGCCACGCTGTCCAGCGAGTGGATGGTGCCGAAACGGCGCAGCACCCCGCGGGCCTTGTTGGCCTGCAGCCGGCCGATGAAATGCCAGTCGAGCGGACCCAGATCGGCCAGAGCGTCCTGCTTGGCCATGGCCTCCTGGAGCCGGCTCTCCCCGAAGCTGCGCTGCCCGGCCGCCACGGCGGCGCGGATGGCGGCGGCGGGATGGCCCTTGCTCACCGCCAGCAGCCGGCAGCTGGGCGGCAGCTGGGCACGGATCGCCTCCAAGCGGGCTGCCAGGCCACGGTTCTCCGAATCCGGCAACCGAGCAGCTGCGGCTTCCGGGGCCGGACGATCAGATGAAGGTCTGGTCAAAGAGCTGTCGCCAGTGAGCCTGGGCCTCGGGCCCGTCGCGCCGGACCCGGGCCAGGTTCTGCTCGGCGTAGTGGCGGGCATCCATCAGGGGAACCACCTCGAAGCTGGCCCCCCTCGGCTGCAGGGTCACCACAAAGAAGATGCGCTGGGCATACAGCGTGGCGTACAGATCGCGCCCTTCCGCCACAGGGGCGACCCTGTAGAGCATCCCGAAGGTGGGGTGGTTGAGGTAGCGCTCGGTGGTCACTCAGCCGCGGGATCTGTGGGGTATTAAAGAGCACCGACTTTCCAACGGAGCACCAGCAGGATCGCCAGCACAACCGCGCCGAGCAGATTGCCGAGCCGGTACGGACGGCCGGGGCGGTGCAGCTGTTCGGCCGCCTGCCAGGTGCCGCCGCGGGCCAGCAGGGCCTCAGCCCCCTGTTCGGCCCGCAGCAGCAGGTTGGCCAGCAGCCGCTCACCCACCACCAGCACCAGCCCGAGGGACGGGCGCCAGCCCAGGCGCCGCAGGTTCACCGCCCGGGTGGCCAGGGCCCGCAGCAGGTTCTGCAGCTCCTCCTGCACCAGCGGCAGGAACCGCAGGGAGAGCAGCAGGGTGAATCCGAGCCGCTCCACCGGCCAGCCCAGGCGGGCCAGCGGCGCCAGCACCCAGCTGAACGACCACACCAACTGCTCGGGGGGCGTGCTGAGCAGCAGCAGATTGGCGCTGTGCACCAGGGTGAACAGCAGGGTGGCACCGTTGAGGCCGAGCTCGGCCGAGCGGCGGCTGATCACCAGCGGACCCAGCTCGATGGGCCCCAGCTCCACCGGTCCCCAGCGCACCAGATCCCAGGGGAGGCCAGACCGCTCCGGCGGTGCCTCCAGCGGTGAGCCCGTCACCAGCCGCACCTCCGCGGGGGGACGCTCCAGCGGGGCCGGCGCCACGCTGCCGGCGGGCAGCAATGCCGCCAGCCCGCCCACCAGCAGGGCCAGCACCAGCAGCAGGGGCAGGCTGCGGCGCCACAGCCGCCAGGGCAGGCCGCACACCGCGGTGATCAGCAGCAGCAGCCCTACCAGGCTCAGCCGCCAGATCGGCCCGGCCAGGATCGGGGTCACCAGGAAGGCCACGGTCCAGGCCAGCTTGAGGCGGGGATCCAGGGCCCGCAGCCAGCTGCGGCGGCCCGCCCCGGGGTCCTCGGCCACGAACTGGCCGATCGGCATCTGGCGCAGGATGTCCACCGGCAGGACGCTCAGCGGCCGCGATTCTGCTGGCGGGCGAGGTCGCGCTCGGCATCGCGCTGCTGCTTGCCCCGCCAGAACAGCTTGATCGGCGTGCCCTCGAAGCCCAGCCCCTCCCGGATCTGGCGCTCCACATAGCGGCGGTAGGTGTCGCCGAACAGCTTCGGGTCGTTCACGAACAGGGTGAAGCTGGGCGGCCGAACCGCCACCTGGGTGCCGTAGTAAAGGCGCCCCTGACGGCCGCCGCGGCTGGTGGGAGGCGTGCGCCAGCTGAGGGCCTCGGTGAGCACCTCATTCACCACCGAGGTGGTGACCCGGCGGCGGTGCTGCTCCACGGCCAGCAGCGCCAGGGGGAAGATGGCCTGCACCCGCTGGCCGCTGAGGGCCGAGGTGAACAGCATCGGCGCCCAGTCGAGAAAGTAGAGCTTGGCGCGGAGCTCCTTCTCCATCGCCGGCATGGTGTGGCTGTCCTTTTCAATGGCGTCCCACTTGTTCACCACCACCACGCAGGCACGCCCGTCCTCCTCGATGCGACCGGCGAGCCGCTGATCCTGTTCGGTGACGCCGTCGAGGGCATCGATCACCAGCACGCACACATCGCTGCGCTCGATCGCCTTGAAGCTGCGGTTGATGCCGAAGAACTCCGGCCCGTAGTTCACCGAACGGCGGCGGCGGATGCCGGCGGTGTCCAGCAGTTTCCAGGTCTTGCCCTCCCGCTCGATCGTGGTGTCGATCGTGTCGCGGGTGGTGCCGCGGATCGGGCTCACGATCGCCCGGTTCTCGCCGCACACCGCATTGAGCAGGCTGGATTTCCCCACGTTGGGGCGGCCGATGATCGCCAGCTGGATCGGCTCCTCCCCCTCCTCGTCCTGGGTGGGCGGGAGATGGCCGATCACCTGATCGAGCAGATCGCCGGTGCCGGCACCGTGGATGGCGGAGATCGGATGGGGCTCCCCCAGCCCCAGGCCCCAGAATTCGGCCGCCATGGCCAGGCCGGCCTCGGGCGACTCGCACTTGTTCACCGCCAGCAGCACCGGCACGTTCTGGCCCCGCAGCCAGGCGGCGATCGCCTCGTCGGCGGCGGTGCAGCCCTGCTGGCCGTCCACGATCACCAGGGCCACCGAGGCCTCGGCCAGGGCCAGGTTGGCCTGCTCGCGGATCTCGGGCAGGAATTCACTGTCGTCGTCGAACACCAGCCCGCCGGTGTCCACCACCCGGAAGGTGCGATCCCCCCAGAAGCCCTCCTGGTAGGTGCGGTCGCGGGTCACGCCGGGCTGGTCGTGCACGATGGCCTCGCGGCTGCGGCAGAGCCGGTTCACCAGGGTGGACTTGCCCACGTTGGGGCGGCCGATGATGGCGACGACCGGTAAGGCCAAAGGAGTTATCGCAACGTCTGTCGTGTCTTGACCCTACAGAGCAGGGCTCAGGCGACCGGCAGGTCGCCGGGGTGGCCGGCCACCGGATCGGCCGGCTCGGGCAGCAGCGGCGGCAGCGGACCCTGCTCCGGCAGCGGCTCCCCCCGGGCGGCCAGGTGGGCCAGCAGCCAGTTCACGGCGGTGGCGCGGCGGGTGCGGCGCGGATAGAGGCCTCCGATCCGGTAGCCCGCGAAGCCCAGCTGCTCCTTGAGCAACTGCTTGTGTTCCTTGGGGATCGAGCGGGTGAGCGCCACGCTGGCCGGCCGCTCGGCGATGAACTGCGGTTCTGTGGGGAACGACTCCCGCCAGCTGGCCTCCGTCGCCGGGCCCGCGCTCCAGGTGCCGGAACCATCGAGCCCGTAACCCAGGCGCGGCCAGATCAGCTCGCACACGAAGCGGTCGCTGGTGCGGTCGGCCAGCACCGCCTCCAGCAGCGCCCGGCTGAGGGGCCAGGGCCCGGCCCCGGGGGCGGCTTCGGCGGGGGTGGCAGGGGAAAGCACGGCCTCATCCGAGAATCAGCCCCAATGATTGCCAGCCACGCCACGCCCCTGGGGCTGTCCGCCTCCCTGCGCCGCGATCCGCTGGTGCTCGACGGCCGCGGCACGCCGCGGCAGCTGCGCTGCCGGGTGCTGCAGTCGCCCCTGGCCGGAGTGAGCGATCGCATCTTCCGAAGCCTGGTGCGGCGCTGGGCCCCCGATGCCCTGCTGTTCACCGAGATGGTGAACGCCACCAGCCTGGAGCTGGGGCACGGGGTGCAGAAGGTGGAGGAGCTGGGCAGCGAGAGCGGGCCGATCGGGGTGCAGTTGTTCGACCACCGCCCCGCCGCCATGGCCGATGCCGCCCGCCGCGCCGAAGCCGCGGGTGCCTTCCTGATCGACATCAACATGGGCTGCCCGGTGAAGAAGATCGCCCGCAAGGGCGGCGGCAGTGGTCTGATCCGCGACCCCCACCTGGCCGCCCGCATCGTGGAGGCGGTGGCAGCGGCCGTAGCCATCCCGGTCACGGTGAAGACCCGCCTGGGCTGGTGCGGCAGCGATGCCGATCCGGTGAGTTGGTGCCGCCAGCTGCAGGACGCCGGCGCCCAGCTGCTCACCCTGCACGGCCGCACCCGCGAGCAGGGCTTCCGGGGCCGGGCCGACTGGGGGGCGATCGCCGCCGTGAAACGGGCTCTGACCATCCCGGTGGTCGCCAACGGCGATGTGAACACCCCGGAGGGCGCCCTGCACTGCCTGGCGGCCACCGGCTGCGACGGTCTGATGGTGGGGCGGGGCAGCATGGGCGCCCCGTGGCTGGTGGGCCAGATCGACGCCGCCCTAAGCGGCCAGCCGATTCCACCCACCCCGGGAGCGGCCGAGCGCATCGCCCTGGCCGCCGAACAGCTGCAGGCCCTGGTGGCCGCCAAGGGCGACCACGGTCTGCTGATCGCCCGCAAGCACATGGGCTGGACCTGCACAGGTTTTCCCGGCGCTCCCCAGCTGCGCCACGACCTGATGCGGGCCCCCACCCCGGCGGAAGCCCTGGCGCTGCTGGAGCGGGCCCGGCAGTCGCTCTGACCTAGGGCAGCACCGCCGGCCAGCTCTGCCGGATCAGCAGCAGCGAGAAGTAGGGCTGCTCCGCCGCCGGCACCGCATCGGCGCAAGCCAGCCGCTGGTCGGGCCAGCCCACCCGCTGGGCGAAGAGGGCCTGCTGCAGCAGGCCGCGACGCTCCAGCAGCGGCCGCACCCAGCGCCAGCGCTGGCCCAGCTTGAGCAGGGCCAGCACCGTGGCCGAGGCGGCCGAGGCCGCCAGCAGCACCGCCAGTTCGGCCTCCGTGTCGGGGGTGGGGCGGATCAGCAGCCCCTCCTGCTGCAGTGCCAGGGGCCAGGCGCCGGCCGCCGCCGCCGCGGCCACCGCCGGGATCCCCGGAATGAGCCGCACCGGGCAGGCCGGGTGGCGTCGGCGCAGGGCCAGCAGCACATAGCTGCTGCTGGCGAACAGCGACACGTCGCCCTCGCAGAGCAGCACCACCGCCTGGCCGGCCGCCACCTCGGCGGCGAGGGTGTCGGCCGCGGCCTGCCAGGCCGCGAGCCGGG
This sequence is a window from Cyanobium sp. PCC 7001. Protein-coding genes within it:
- a CDS encoding DUF3119 family protein; translated protein: MTNPPTSPSDATAADLPNRAAPQPAAEDGTLPAHYGVALGVVGVGLACLGLTPLWAGALWLSLAVSLLGLFLVVQTALLRLEFQEEALVVWRQAVLLRRFPYSAWKNWRLFWPGLPVVFYFREEQSPHLLPLLFDAKALRQQLDRHLSHLPAPDA
- a CDS encoding PipX family protein, whose amino-acid sequence is MTTERYLNHPTFGMLYRVAPVAEGRDLYATLYAQRIFFVVTLQPRGASFEVVPLMDARHYAEQNLARVRRDGPEAQAHWRQLFDQTFI
- a CDS encoding DUF3086 domain-containing protein, with the translated sequence MPDEPIPQPAPTGEAGPPADTSTDHPGSTAGQAPDTDWQQLALAELRQQRTQLEEEIRQLEARRDQINREISSSFAGQADGVARRLKGFQDYLVGALQDLAVAAEQVELVPQQVLVAPSALDAAAQAAGEPAPAQPVAAAGLFSADEALIRERLAAFQGQPDFYADPWKLRRSLETGAAASLDSWFLEQGGRGAQPSSGSRSRNALVTAAAVAILGELYGDRFQTLVLASQPERLGEWRRILQDSLGLEREDFGPTSGIVLFERPDALIERADRLEERGELPFIVVDAAEQVVDIPILQFPLWLAFAPGPGELIDDEELY
- a CDS encoding CbiQ family ECF transporter T component, translating into MDILRQMPIGQFVAEDPGAGRRSWLRALDPRLKLAWTVAFLVTPILAGPIWRLSLVGLLLLITAVCGLPWRLWRRSLPLLLVLALLVGGLAALLPAGSVAPAPLERPPAEVRLVTGSPLEAPPERSGLPWDLVRWGPVELGPIELGPLVISRRSAELGLNGATLLFTLVHSANLLLLSTPPEQLVWSFSWVLAPLARLGWPVERLGFTLLLSLRFLPLVQEELQNLLRALATRAVNLRRLGWRPSLGLVLVVGERLLANLLLRAEQGAEALLARGGTWQAAEQLHRPGRPYRLGNLLGAVVLAILLVLRWKVGAL
- a CDS encoding DUF1823 family protein; this encodes MLSPATPAEAAPGAGPWPLSRALLEAVLADRTSDRFVCELIWPRLGYGLDGSGTWSAGPATEASWRESFPTEPQFIAERPASVALTRSIPKEHKQLLKEQLGFAGYRIGGLYPRRTRRATAVNWLLAHLAARGEPLPEQGPLPPLLPEPADPVAGHPGDLPVA
- the proC gene encoding pyrroline-5-carboxylate reductase, encoding MLPSFGVIGLGRMAQALLVPLIQAGLVDPGGVRAVVASPASAERLSALYGLAVATDPREAWMAPVVLLAVKPQQLAAAAAAAAAAAPVGCTGVLVSVLAGVPLARLQRLFPGWRCVRAVPNTPCLVGQGLTGLSLASEVSTSEGDLIQSLFAQVGEVHRLPESQLDAFLALTSSGPAFVALVAEAMADGAVAAGLPRLLAQHLAHRTLAGSAALLQGQELHPAQLKDMVSSPAGTTIAGLRQLERAGLRSALIEAVLAAAERSRELGADRVP
- the dusB gene encoding tRNA dihydrouridine synthase DusB, which produces MIASHATPLGLSASLRRDPLVLDGRGTPRQLRCRVLQSPLAGVSDRIFRSLVRRWAPDALLFTEMVNATSLELGHGVQKVEELGSESGPIGVQLFDHRPAAMADAARRAEAAGAFLIDINMGCPVKKIARKGGGSGLIRDPHLAARIVEAVAAAVAIPVTVKTRLGWCGSDADPVSWCRQLQDAGAQLLTLHGRTREQGFRGRADWGAIAAVKRALTIPVVANGDVNTPEGALHCLAATGCDGLMVGRGSMGAPWLVGQIDAALSGQPIPPTPGAAERIALAAEQLQALVAAKGDHGLLIARKHMGWTCTGFPGAPQLRHDLMRAPTPAEALALLERARQSL
- the plsY gene encoding glycerol-3-phosphate 1-O-acyltransferase PlsY → MALPPLLTLVLPLLLAGYLLGSIPSGYLAGRWWKGLDIRQEGSGSTGATNVLRVVGKGPALVVFLVDVLKGTAAVLLAKAVLEPLGQPLGPTGWAIDSGVVAAGLAALAGHTWPAWLGWRGGKAVATALGMLLGLAWPVGLACFGVFLTTLTLSRIVSLSSVVGAVALPLLMLGWFQSQGLGVRWPYLVLALLTSGLVIWRHRSNLARLLAGTEPRLGDKAGSR
- a CDS encoding cell division protein SepF — encoded protein: MSLFSRLRAVVSGDDYLDGDYDEELDYAGEEMQDPAPPTSRSSALALSSDFSTDDPFAGTNVIGMPGLSTSAAEVTLMEPRSFDEMPRAIQALRERKTVILNLTMMEPDQAQRAVDFVAGGTFAIDGHQERVGESIFLFAPSCVTVTTAGGEEMSSPTTVSRDLGHEQEAAPSPAWGRQDTAI
- a CDS encoding YggS family pyridoxal phosphate-dependent enzyme: MPDSENRGLAARLEAIRAQLPPSCRLLAVSKGHPAAAIRAAVAAGQRSFGESRLQEAMAKQDALADLGPLDWHFIGRLQANKARGVLRRFGTIHSLDSVALAQRLARIAAEEERSPAVLFQVKFRPDPAKTGFEPEALRARWQELSALPALRPVGLMTIAPMGLEAAERRALFQECAALAAELGLPERSMGMSGDWPEAVTAGSTWVRLGSSLFGDRPSQNLAIPDVGRYSG
- the cobI gene encoding precorrin-2 C(20)-methyltransferase, encoding MASAPLAPTLETAPPGLVLVGVGPGDPDLLTVAAVRALQAAAVVAFPVAREGGEGMAAAIAAPWLGEHQRRLPLLFPMVAEAAPRLAAWQAAADTLAAEVAAGQAVVLLCEGDVSLFASSSYVLLALRRRHPACPVRLIPGIPAVAAAAAAGAWPLALQQEGLLIRPTPDTEAELAVLLAASAASATVLALLKLGQRWRWVRPLLERRGLLQQALFAQRVGWPDQRLACADAVPAAEQPYFSLLLIRQSWPAVLP
- a CDS encoding ABC transporter permease, with amino-acid sequence MSRSFTQFRPLRLPRWLQRLSVSCMIGGQAISAIARGRIGLNDLMQELLEAGPGSFLIVVITALAAGTVFNIQVVAELSKQGANAAVGGLLALGLSREIAPLLTATLLTGKVATAYAAQLGTMKVTEQIDAITMLRTDPVQYLVVPRVLAMVVMAPVQCLLFFGVGIWSGQLSSSLLYNIPPSVFWTSVRTWMQPEDLPFMLVKALVFGLQIAVIACGWGLTTRGGPKEVGTSTTGAVVMILVTVALMDALLTKVLFG
- the der gene encoding ribosome biogenesis GTPase Der; the protein is MALPVVAIIGRPNVGKSTLVNRLCRSREAIVHDQPGVTRDRTYQEGFWGDRTFRVVDTGGLVFDDDSEFLPEIREQANLALAEASVALVIVDGQQGCTAADEAIAAWLRGQNVPVLLAVNKCESPEAGLAMAAEFWGLGLGEPHPISAIHGAGTGDLLDQVIGHLPPTQDEEGEEPIQLAIIGRPNVGKSSLLNAVCGENRAIVSPIRGTTRDTIDTTIEREGKTWKLLDTAGIRRRRSVNYGPEFFGINRSFKAIERSDVCVLVIDALDGVTEQDQRLAGRIEEDGRACVVVVNKWDAIEKDSHTMPAMEKELRAKLYFLDWAPMLFTSALSGQRVQAIFPLALLAVEQHRRRVTTSVVNEVLTEALSWRTPPTSRGGRQGRLYYGTQVAVRPPSFTLFVNDPKLFGDTYRRYVERQIREGLGFEGTPIKLFWRGKQQRDAERDLARQQNRGR